agcacgtggaatctcccctaactagggatcaaacccatgccccctgcattggcaggcagattcttaaccactggaccaccagggaagtccaactaacattttaaaaataacaatcttttccaaaacagtaaaatatttaatGGCATTGATTTACATTTTTGTGAGTTTGTTGGGCTGAACAGGAGGCAGCTGGATTCTCCTGTTTCTGCTTGTCTTCTGCTGCTTTATCACACACTGTATAacctctggagaattccaaagcaCTCTTCAGagaatggtgggggtggggaggcagatgctttagaaGTGTTATGAAAATAATTGTAATCTTCATGGAAACCCCCAAAAGATCTTGAATGTGCGTAGtccctggaccacactttgagaactgttGGTATGGCAGATGGAATACTACTGTGCCTAAAACTCCTCAGTACCTTTTTTGCAATGGAACTCTGAAAAAGTCATCTATGAGATAAATTTTGTGTTTCTGTCTCACACTTTAGATGAATGGATCAAGTTTGACGACGATAAGGTCAGCATTGTGACACCAGAGGATATCTTACGGCTTTCTGGTGGTGGAGACTGGCACATAGCTTACGTTCTACTCTACGGGCCTCGCAGAGTGGAGATaatggaagaggaaagtgaaCAGTAATCTTCATTTTAGCTATTTATGCTTAGGtgtgaaataaatgttatttgttgATCATATCTATAACCCAGAGCTTTGGAAGATGTTTAGGTGGTTTTGTGTGTTTCCCCTCACGTGGAACAAGAGAGGGCAGAAGCAGACCACTCCGTGTTATCAACCTAAGAAattacagaaaagagaaaattgccTTTGGACTGTGCTGCCCTGTGTAAAGGTGGCaggaagaactttttaaaaagcttattgcttggattaatttttaaaaattatgagttGAAATGCCTTTCAACCATTATTACCTTCTGTgataatttttctgtctttttcagcCCAAGATTCAGCAATCAGATGTTTATTGCACACCTATTACTCTATTATTTGTTGTTCTTGCATGGTTCAAACCACCAGTGATTCAGTAGCTGCCCATCCTTTGCCTTATCTAACACAAATGTTGCCAGGAAGGTGGAAAGGAAGTAAGTTTGATCTCATTGTGTAACTCAGTGCTGCGTCCCCACCCCCATGGAAACATGGGTACAATCAAGTATTTGTCCAGCCTGACTGTTGCTGGCTTTtcatgactttaaaataaattgtgatCAAATAATAGTACATTTGATTATACATTTGTCACTGTGTCTCTGATGTACTATGGTTTGTACATTGAACTTTGCTATGGTTTTGTAGTAATGAACCTTAAAATGTTGACAAGCTCCAGttgcttatttttagaaaatgaggatatttaataaaaaaagaaaaaagagggactAACAGCTTTTGACCTCAAGTCTTTTGTCTCTTGGAGCTTGGCTGAAGTTTAGATATGTTTAATACTATTATAGTTTCTGCAGATGGTTAATTATGCTCTCAAGCATCTATTTGAAAATAGTATCTTCTTCACCTGCTAGcctgtttaaaaagaaacataaagttGTGAAAGTAACAAGTTCTTTGGATGATGGATGCAACCATGTTTATCAGATCTGTTCTTTGGCTCAGTTGGGTGTTTGTTTCTACTCTGTCAACTCCCAACTTCATGTCTATCTCAAAATTTAATACCAGTGATTTTTAGTAGAAATATCAAGAATATGAGATTCTGCAGTATATGGTAGATTTTAATACCCTCTAATcagctcatttttgttttattgtgagTGAAAGGATAGGATTCAGCTAACTGTCTTATTTTCTGCATTAGATATTTATAATAAAGTTGTAGGGATTATCATGAAATCTCTATCTTTGCTTATGTTGTTTTAAAAGGCTCTACAGAGCACAGCAGTGACAAAAAAGTGGCCATTTTCCTCTCAAGTTTGAACAATGTAATCTAAGAATACTTAGAGGGTAAAATAAGCATTTCAGGGAAACTTACCTGTAAATAGCTTCTTCAGCTAAGCTTTAATACTGGCAGTCAGTCCTCCTCTTGCCTTGGAGAGAGTGCAGAACAGGAAAGGGAGGACGAGCTCATGAGAACTGTAGTGGTTCTTTTATCTATTGGTATGATGCTTGTGAATTGAGAACTTTTTTATTCACTGTCTTATTTTGTTCTGAACAACTCTGAGGACAAAAATTTAGCAATTAGGATTCAGATTTTATGATTTGGAGGATGCTGTAGCTACTAGGTCAGGTTGGATTAGAACAAAGTTATAGGAGCCTTCGTGGGATTAGCATTTTAAATTGTAATCTCTTAACTGTCATTATGAAAAACTTGACTTCATTTTATTTGATCCAAAAAAGCATTATTCCAAAGATTTCTTGAAGTGTAAGAAATTGGACTTCTACTGGTGTCTTTTAAACTGTTAAAGACTATTTTAGAATTCAGCCTCATGTATAAGATCTTTGAAAAggagaataaggaaaaaaaaacgtCGTGATTCCTGAGCGTGCCTTACAGGCTGTGcaccccccggcccccgccccaaAGCCCTTTTGATACCAGAGCTGTGCTGGAGCACTGCTGGACTGGCCAGCAAGGGACAGCCCCACCAGGATCATTTACAGGGTGACAGGCGCTCAGACCGTCCTCAGCATTTAAAACAGTGACGACCTTAGAGCCCTGAAGGGTAAGCTTATGTGGGAATGGGAGAAGTAGACGGTCCAGGCCAGCCGTCACTCCACAGTGCTGAGCTGTGTGCAAGGCGCTTTCACACACATCTCGTTGGAACTTCACAGCAATCCCTGAGGTATGTAGCCCTGTTTTAAGTGACTTGAGACCTAAGTCCTGTAAGGCTAAAAGAATTAGGTTTTATACTTCACCCCTTTTCTTTTAAGCTTGGGGGTTGGCACATTTTTCTGTAGTGGGCCAGATATTTTCATACGTTTTAAGCTTTGTAGGTACCTTTGTAGCATGAAAGGAGTCCATAGGTAGGAAGGACTTAAGTAAGGATCAGTGTGGCTGTGCCGTAAACACTTTACTTATAGAAAGAGGTGGCAAATGGACCACTGTTTGCTGATCCTCTGCTTTAAAGCATATATGAGACTAGAGCAGTCATGCAGATTCAGAAAGTAGTATTGCGGGATTCTCAGCAAGTTAAATTCTGTAACTTCATGGCATTCAGGGAACACCATGCCCCTGAACATTGCTAACTGACTTACACATAtataattaacaaaaatattcTGGCCATTTCCCCAACTTCTCCCCCTAAACCCTGAGGTCAGTCATCAAGAGCCAACAAACATTCTGTTGTTCGTGGAGCACCAGCCAACTGTACAActgttataaaaatgtttattgtttacCAAAACCAGTGGACCTCTTATCAAATGCTGCTTGGTAACAAAACCTTATCAcagttttaataataataataaaaggacgAAGCTAACTGTTTGTCTCATTGTCATTAGTTAGACTTTCTGCAAGGTCACTTAGCCCAGACTTGTTGAGCGCGTTGATCAGGTTCTCGGGCGTTGCGTGCACTCCCTCTTGGTCCTGCCAGGCCACGAGCAGCTGTTTGGCTCTCATCTTCATGTCTTCGCTGTCGCACTCGATCTGTCTAATTTCTGAGTCTTTCATTTCCAAGTAAGGAGCCAGGACCTTCCACTGTTCACCCAGTTTGTTGGCAAATACCTCTATTTGGTCCCCTGTTACAGGTTTGTCTCGACGAACATCAGGACCTAGAAAACACAGGGGAAGTAATTACGAACAAAATGCGAGGATGTGTATGAGTCAAAGCCCATAATGGGACACGGGGCCACTCAGACTTCAGTAAGCTTGATTTTAAAAGTAGAACAGTTCCTTTTTATATTTCCCCTGGTTGAATTCTTATGATCATTAGGGATGTAAAACTAAAGCTGTTGCCTGTGTTATAATCATGAAGGTGCCTGTGTTATAATCATGAAGGTTTCCCCTGAAACCAGCAGCCCCCAATCTGAACCCCGAGAATTAAGAAGTATGAGGTGCATTCAAATGTAAGTGCTCTCCTTCCCAACACTTAATATTATTGTATAAAATGCACTATTGGAAAAGTTGTTATCAAGCAATGCTTTAGATTCCTCACTATAAGAAACAGAGCTGAGATAAACAGAAGTTGAGAAGTAGATCAAATAACGTACCTCTCAACAAAGAACCCCAATCTTTTCCAATTTTGTAAAATAGCCAAGAAAATTCAATTCttactttcattttccttcagtaAAGCATCATTATCTTCCTCATCTTCATCCTcacctgtttttatttcttcagaagGAGGCTACAATGAGTAAAAGGAATGTCTTAGAGTACCAACTTCTAAAATCAGAGAAGTGCGGGTAGTTTGATCTTAGATAAGAGATTGCAGTTAAATGTTAAACATGAACATCAGGTAAGGATCACAGTGGGACAGTgttaacctggagaaggaaggacGGGGACAACCAGAGGTTGGAAGGACCCCCTTCACCCCAGCCTGGGAAGAAGGGAGCCAGTAGGAAGCCTGGTGCGATGACTTGCACGTGCCCAGCACATACGTGGTAACAACAATCTAGGGCAGACCGGGGACCAACCATGTGCTTGACAACATGCTCTGAGTAACTGTTGGTTGCTTGCATACAGTATAGTTATTGCCATATTGTATTAGAAAAGAGAACAGAGTAGGAAGATAGACCAAGTTGCCTACCCCCACCCCATGGGCCCTGCCTGTGATAAAGTAGGATGCATTGACCAACAGGAAGAGTAACCAAAGTATAACAACTTAATACAGCACGTGAAGTTACTTCACCAGTTTATGTATTGATACTTCCTATAAATGAATACTCAAAGGCATTTCCTCATTCTGAAACAACGGGGTTTGTGGATCATATTTTTTCCACATGATCAAAGTGAAATTCAGCTCTTAGCTCAAACAGCAACAGTAGTTTTACAAAAGAAGAGAACACCAACTGAAGGATAAAACACTCATCACTCCTACTTACTGGTAATTCCTTGGCTAGCTTTATTACCATGTTTTCGAGATATTCTGGCAAACTTTTAAACTGCTGGTTGGTTGGCTGGAAGAAGTGAGGGCTTCTCCGTGCTAACAGTCTTAGGGCTCTCCAACCATAATTTGAGTTGTTCACAGCCCTGTAAAAAGAGACATCAATCTTGTGAtttatatagttatttataatttttatattctcttctagTTAATGTACTTAGTTCACCAGAAGAAACTCTACACTCAGATCAGTAGCTGAAGGCACCATTCTTCTCACACTGACCGTAGCCCTAAAGAACCTTTCAGCATGCAGTTCACTTACAAATAGAAACCAGCAGAGTCCAAAGGGGCAGGTTCATAGGCagcaaatgcattttaaaagtttacagACATTTAAAGGTCAATTAGTAGGCGTCCAGGACTGGCCAGATGCTGTGTGTGCAGGACAGATGCCATCTGCCTCACCACTTACAAAGACAGTCAGAGGCTCACTGAGTTTCTATCCTCACTGGCAGTGCTGCCTGCAGCTGTGAGCTTCAGAATGTTTTATAAACCCAACAGATTTCACCCTGTAATGTACtatctgctttttaaagaaatttatataaCGTTCAAACTTTCATTTGCTCAGTATCAACCTTGGTGGATAGGACACAGCCAGTAGTCTAGACCGTAAACACCGACACCAAGAACAGAATCTGCCAGATGCTCCACTGTGGCAGTAACAGGTGGTACACAGTATGgcaagaaagactagagatcctgTTCCAGAAATCGGTGAGCCACAGAGAATCCAGAGCACAGATCTGTTCCATTTAAAAGTTTCTGCAAGTGATCTGGATGCCCCCACGAGGTCAGTGGCTGTTGGACATACCGTGAACTGAAGGGGAACAGGGAAAGGAGGTGACAGACAGGTTCTAAGGGGATCTTTCCACTTCTGACAGAAAGCATTCTAAGTTGCTTGTTTGTCAAAATGGGAATGGTCGTTGAAATCAGGACATGGAGTAACGTGAAGCTGGAAGATAACCTCATCTAAGCGAAAAGTACTACTTGTATCAGTGGTCTTCCTTAGTGTTCTGGTATATATGCGGTGCTTAAGATAGAGGAAATCAGCTCATGAGAAACATTACTTACTTGTATTCACTTTCGACCATGTTTTCAGGGTCTGCCTGTTCAATGGCTTCTTCGAAGAATTCCTCCAAAGTTGGCATGTATTCCCTGGGTGTTAAAATAACCAGTGAAGATCATGTATGTGCTTAATACTCATAAAATGGAGGCAATAAAGATTCTAGTATTAACCACACTGATTTACAACTGGATTACTTAGGAACTCAGATTTTTAAGGAGGTGATGCAAAACTGAACTTCTCAAGGGGACAGTGGAGGGCAGTGTAGTGCCCCTGGCCCCGGTTATATACAGTCTAGCCTGGAGGGGAACACACAGCGCTGTGTGCTGCCATGTACAGCAGCGCTGCCGCAGAGGGCGGCCCGGGGCTTGAGAGCAGTTAAATTTGACCAGCAAGCAGGAGGTTTTCACATCCatgggtaatttttttaaaaaccagaaccAAACTGAAATGAGACCCAGACAATATGGTTTCACACTGAGTTTAGTTTAGATTGTTACCGTGGTGGCATGATTGATTTTTAACTGCATCTTTCTTCAATTTGTCTTTAGAAGTAAAATTTGATACACGCAAGCAGGCTAAAAGGTCTCTCCAAAGAGACTTAAATTTTGTCATACTGAAATGACAACtggctgtgttttcttttttaaaaaagacatcaaATCTTTAtccaatttttaaaggttattttccatctacagttattacaaaacattagctatattctctgtgttgtacaaAATGGCTATAATTTCTTGTTGCTAGAAGAGTTACTTGTTTTTTTCAAATTGCCTGGTCCTTTTTGAGACTGTCATGTTCCTTTTAGTTGCTTATTCTACCTGTTGATTCTTAGTCATGGTTTTAGGTTTGGATGGTGCGCTTATCTTTAGACTTATCTGTAGAATCCCTGAGTGAATTAGGTAGAAGATGTGATCTCCCCCTCTCGCTAGAAAAAGCTTTCTGCCAGCCGCCTGGGAGTTTTTAGTTCACCCTCTTAGCTTAGGTTGTTCTTTCACACTGCTGCGGGCAGTATAAGTTTAAACTCTTAGAGGCCACATAACAGCAGATATGGTTATAATTCCTCAGGgaatacctttttctttttgcccACATCTCAGGTGGGAGTGGATAAGCTCCTTGCTTCCTGTGCCAGTGAGCAAGTCCCTCTTCCTTCCGCATGGCCCTTTTTTTAACAGAGTGTGTTGAGGGCCTCAGCTTTACCCAGGGGCACTCAGTGACCAGTCTACAGGCTTGAAGCCATACTTTCTGTGCTCTGTTGCTATAAAACCCACGTTCTTTGGTTCCCAAAGTGGGACTCAACCTGCACTGCTCCCCAGCTACAAGTAACCAACCTGTAGTTCTTACTCCGATTTTTCATTCTCCCTTTTGTGAATTCTTCTTTCTTGTGATTTCTACAATTATTTTATCAGCACCTCTAGGTGTTCTACGGAAAGCTATATTATGCTGAGCAGAAGTCAaccacaataaattttaaaatttcttttgagcTCTGCTTATAGCTGACAAAAAGTTCTATGCTAGTTAACATTTGAGAAAAGCAACACTtcatatgaaacattttaaacttGCCTTGTCTCTGATTTACAGGCTTCCATGTTGTCAGGACAGAGATTCCAAAGCCTTGTTAACTCATCactacaaaacacacacaaaaaaatatgttGTTTATGGACACCATTCTCTTATATGTTAAAGCTATAAAAATAGTTGGAGTAAATAGTGAGTTTTGGGGCGGCGATGAGTTTTGATCATTACATTTTGGTATTTAGCAAATTTTCTATATGAGCATATATTTTATTAAGTAATAATGACTATTAACTTCTTTCTAAAATAATCGAATGCAGTATAAAGAGAAGAGTAGTTAACTGGAAGGTGGAAGAAATGAAAGGATTACAGCACCCTGCAACAGCCAGAAACGACGCATCAATCTGACAGCAAGTGGACTGTCTGACGTGGAAAATAAGGCAGAACCTATAGCCATGGACCTTGGAAGCCGGAGACAAAACGGAAGTTCTGTCTCGTATGAACCCTACAGGCTCATCAGGTGTAGTTTGCTTTGGTCATATATGTACATACCAAACACAAGAAACTTGGAAAAACACAAAACCTGGAGAGTTCTTAGAGCAATATTTTCACAATGTAAAAGCTTCTGTGATGACACCCCCGCTATGGAGCCAGGTTTACCTACTTGCCCATCAGAATTTTTTTGCTGGGCCCTTTCCCCAGGAAGTCCTCCGGCGCTGCTCTTTTCCGTACTGCTCTTGTGGGCTTGCTGTCTGACGTTCTGTGAAAACACACTGGGACTTCAGATGGATGGCAGAGATGGAACAATGTTAAACGTACAAGAAAATTTAGTTACTGTTTTCTTCCTAAAGTACATGGACGCTTCATATTATCACACTCATCATGAGGGGACAAACGACAAGATGTGGGTACACAGCAAGCATTTTCCCTTTGATAATAACAGAAGTAAATCAAAGCAGTTGTATTTTTATAGAGTACAGTTTATACTGTTACATGAACACACTGACACAGATCCGGATGTCATGTAAACTGATCGTGTCAAGCTATATTCTGAAATGCCTTTCTCATACTGCTTGAGCTGAGTATACATTTACCTTTCTTTCACAAAACTTGGGCAGCCTTCATTTTTCCATGAGTTCCAGTTTTCTTCAGTGTTTAATATATGCTGgggaaaataaattacattttcatAATGAAGCCTTTTGAGAGTTTACGGGGTGCTAAAAAGACtatgtaaatataaaacacaTACCTCTACCATCTTTGAAAATCTTTCTCCATCAGGGGGGTTTTCAGATAGTAGCTGTGATTAGAAAGAATATACTAAGCTTTCAACAACTTTCTGCATCATAGGAGTGGTTGTAGGCAGAGAACCAAGAAGTGTTTGTGGTCTTGTACCTGAGCTTAACTTTATCCTTATTTTCCTATTTGGGGctgaaacaaagaaaattctaaattttcattttgttcaatcATGGGTTTGTTGCGTGATGAACTTACTTGATAAACTGATTTTGTAGTATCTTCAATCCAGAGTGATTGCTCATCAGTTAAAACATAGTTTGAACTAGGAAACAAAGCAATAAAAGCATACTTGAGTTACAAGAATGTTTATTCAACTTTAAGGTTTATCTACTGTCTGAAACACAAAACATGTAACAGAGAAGTAAACTGTACTGTAAAGTgtcaaaaattaccaaaatgagaACAATGACAATGAAACTGTAAGAGGAAGTTCTTATACTTTATTCTTTAGAAAGATGGTTGGAATTGAagccattaaaatatataatggtGAATAAAACATTCAATGAATCAATCTGATTAACTATGAACAGAGCAATGACTGTTTTCTAGAATAAGTTCAATATGGCATAAAAGTCTCAGAGGAAATATTAACATACTCCTCTCCAAGTTACAGTCAAATAACTCATACTGTGTTCCTTTCAAACGCATGCTAAATGCAATGAAACCCCCGAACCCTAGAGAAGGCTGCAGACAGACCCCAATTGTTAGCAGCTGCCATTAGTCCAGCTCTCACTGAGTACTAGGTTCTCTGTAGTTTATAGCCATCCAGTGAATGCTGACACTACCAGGATCTAAGAACTTCACATGCATATTTATTAAACTTCAAAACGAGGAAATGTGCCTATGTTAAACAGACTACAGGGGCTCAAAGCTTAGGTCTGAAGCTTAACAGACCCAGGTCTGCCCCTCGTTTCTACTATGCCATACCACGCCCTCCGCAACAGACAAGGATAAGAACACCTTTCTTTGAGTGCTCCCTATGTGTTACCTTAAAATTACAAGTCTGAAAGCTGAAGTGCGGCTAGTGCGTGAGGAAAGTGGGATTCCAAACCAGCAGGAAGAAAGCCACGTTCTTTACACAACTGACACAACACTGCCCTACACACTTCCATGCAGTTATGGGGAGCTCTGCCTCAGGGATGTGTGGGGCAAGAAGGATGGGCTGCACCAGAGGGGAGGTACGAGACCCACAGCACGGGTCCTGAGCAGGCTTTCTGAAGAGTCCAAGAAACCAGAATGGCTCTGTGCTtcagagatttaatttttttcagttgtaatGTCCTAGACAGTCCCATGTCTGGAGGAAAACCATTATTGGCTGAGTTAGCAAATGAGGTTGGGAGAAGTTGTGAGCGAGGTGAGGAATAGCTCCACCCACGACAACTGAGAACTCTGGGCTGCCTGGTGCTCATCAGGAAAGACACTGACAGCCTCTTCTCTCAAACGATTTCCTTAGTGTCTTGTATCTTACAAAAACCCTTGATTATCTAGTTTTCAGGGATGTGAGCCTTACAAATAAAATGAGcccagtacattaaaaaaaaaaacatcaaatacATCAACAAGCAATCTTTCTCTTTGCTGCCGTTTATAAGGCATTTACTACCTATGTTAACTCACCTTTTGAAtttgacctgccccttgagatactgaaataaaatgagatactGCAACAGGATGTGTCGACGGAAGTTACTGTCACTCAGCTGTAAATCCATCAACTACTCAAAAAACAAGCACAACACAGAACAGCACATTAAATTCATACTCTGCCTAAAGGTACAGGTGGCGCCTACAGAAATGGAAGATTTCAACTCAAGAAACACGCAGAGAACTCACTGTACGTGAGCCATTACCGCGCAAGCCCCAGGGGAGTATAGCAAAGGCTTCATTTAGGATTCTTAA
The Ovis aries strain OAR_USU_Benz2616 breed Rambouillet chromosome 23, ARS-UI_Ramb_v3.0, whole genome shotgun sequence genome window above contains:
- the THOC1 gene encoding THO complex subunit 1 isoform X1, with product MSPTPPLFSLPEARTRFTKSTREALNSKNIKPLLNTFSQLPGSENEKKCTLDQAFRGVLEEEIINHSSCENVLAIISLAIGGVTEGICTASTPFVLLGDVLDCLPLDQCDTIFTFVERNVATWKSNTFYSAGKNYLLRMCNDLLRRLSKSQNTVFCGRIQLFLARLFPLSEKSGLNLQSQFNLENVTVFNTNEQESTLGQKHTEDREEGMDVEEGEMGDDEAPTTCSIPIDYNLYRKFWSLQDYFRNPVQCYEKISWKTFLKYSEEVLAVFKSYKLDDTQASRKKMEELKTGGEHVYFAKFLTSEKLMDLQLSDSNFRRHILLQYLILFQYLKGQVKFKSSNYVLTDEQSLWIEDTTKSVYQLLSENPPDGERFSKMVEHILNTEENWNSWKNEGCPSFVKERTSDSKPTRAVRKRAAPEDFLGKGPSKKILMGNDELTRLWNLCPDNMEACKSETREYMPTLEEFFEEAIEQADPENMVESEYKAVNNSNYGWRALRLLARRSPHFFQPTNQQFKSLPEYLENMVIKLAKELPPPSEEIKTGEDEDEEDNDALLKENESPDVRRDKPVTGDQIEVFANKLGEQWKVLAPYLEMKDSEIRQIECDSEDMKMRAKQLLVAWQDQEGVHATPENLINALNKSGLSDLAESLTNDNETNS
- the THOC1 gene encoding THO complex subunit 1 isoform X2; amino-acid sequence: MRKMKHRDKGKSTREALNSKNIKPLLNTFSQLPGSENEKKCTLDQAFRGVLEEEIINHSSCENVLAIISLAIGGVTEGICTASTPFVLLGDVLDCLPLDQCDTIFTFVERNVATWKSNTFYSAGKNYLLRMCNDLLRRLSKSQNTVFCGRIQLFLARLFPLSEKSGLNLQSQFNLENVTVFNTNEQESTLGQKHTEDREEGMDVEEGEMGDDEAPTTCSIPIDYNLYRKFWSLQDYFRNPVQCYEKISWKTFLKYSEEVLAVFKSYKLDDTQASRKKMEELKTGGEHVYFAKFLTSEKLMDLQLSDSNFRRHILLQYLILFQYLKGQVKFKSSNYVLTDEQSLWIEDTTKSVYQLLSENPPDGERFSKMVEHILNTEENWNSWKNEGCPSFVKERTSDSKPTRAVRKRAAPEDFLGKGPSKKILMGNDELTRLWNLCPDNMEACKSETREYMPTLEEFFEEAIEQADPENMVESEYKAVNNSNYGWRALRLLARRSPHFFQPTNQQFKSLPEYLENMVIKLAKELPPPSEEIKTGEDEDEEDNDALLKENESPDVRRDKPVTGDQIEVFANKLGEQWKVLAPYLEMKDSEIRQIECDSEDMKMRAKQLLVAWQDQEGVHATPENLINALNKSGLSDLAESLTNDNETNS